From a region of the Rhinopithecus roxellana isolate Shanxi Qingling chromosome 8, ASM756505v1, whole genome shotgun sequence genome:
- the LPAR2 gene encoding lysophosphatidic acid receptor 2 has translation MVTMGQCYYNETIGFFYNNSGKELSSHWRPKDVVVVALGLTVSVLVLLTNLLVIAAIASNRRFHQPIYYLLGNLAAADLFAGVAYLFLMFHTGPRTARLSLEGWFLRQGLLDTSLTASVATLLAIAVERHRSVMAVQLHSRLPRGRVVMLIVGVWVAALGLGLLPAHSWHCLCALDRCSRMAPLLSRSYLAVWALSSLLVFLLMVAVYTRIFFYVRRRVQRMAEHVSCHPRYRETTLSLVKTVVIILGAFVVCWTPGQVVLLLDGLGCKSCNVLAVEKYFLLLAEANSLVNAAVYSCRDAEMRRTFRRLLCCACLRRSTRESAHYTSSAQGGASTRIMLPENGHPLMDSTL, from the exons ATGGTCACCATGGGCCAGTGCTACTACAACGAGACCATTGGCTTCTTCTATAACAACAGTGGCAAGGAGCTCAGCTCTCACTGGCGGCCCAAGGATGTGGTCGTGGTGGCACTGGGGCTGACCGTCAGTGTACTGGTGCTGCTCACCAATCTCCTGGTCATAGCAGCCATCGCCTCCAACCGCCGCTTCCACCAGCCTATCTACTACCTGCTAGGCAACCTGGCCGCGGCTGACCTCTTCGCGGGCGTGGCCTACCTCTTCCTCATGTTCCACACTGGTCCCCGCACAGCCCGCCTTTCACTTGAGGGCTGGTTCCTGCGGCAGGGCTTGCTGGACACAAGCCTCACTGCGTCGGTGGCCACACTGCTGGCCATCGCTGTGGAGCGGCACCGCAGTGTGATGGCCGTGCAGCTGCACAGCCGCCTGCCCCGTGGCCGCGTGGTTATGCTCATTGTGGGCGTGTGGGTGGCTGCCCTGGGCCTGGGGCTGCTGCCTGCCCACTCCTGGCACTGCCTCTGTGCCCTGGACCGCTGCTCGCGCATGGCACCCCTGCTCAGCCGCTCCTATTTGGCTGTCTGGGCTCTGTCCAGCCTGCTTGTCTTCCTTCTCATGGTGGCCGTCTACACCCGCATTTTCTTCTATGTGCGGAGGCGAGTGCAGCGCATGGCAGAGCACGTCAGCTGCCACCCCCGCTACCGAGAGACCACGCTCAGCCTGGTCAAGACTGTCGTCATCATCCTGG GGGCGTTCGTGGTCTGCTGGACACCAGGCCAGGTGGTACTGCTCCTGGATGGTTTGGGCTGCAAGTCCTGCAATGTCCTGGCTGTAGAAAAGTACTTCCTACTGTTGGCCGAGGCCAACTCACTGGTCAATGCTGCCGTGTACTCTTGCCGAGATGCTGAGATGCGCCGCACCTTCCGCCGCCTCCTCTGCTGTGCGTGCCTCCGCCGGTCCACCCGCGAGTCTGCCCACTATACATCCTCTGCCCAGGGAGGTGCCAGCACTCGTATCATGCTTCCCGAGAACGGCCACCCACTGATGGACTCCACCCTTTAG